One Papaver somniferum cultivar HN1 chromosome 10, ASM357369v1, whole genome shotgun sequence genomic window carries:
- the LOC113316928 gene encoding B3 domain-containing transcription factor VRN1-like produces MNSESVVFISRIPKKVVSRRPKPPLRRSPRVLGDKPKAQAPSVINISSEEEGKDDEEHKSWLCSSSEEEEVTDLKKNEKKCKKINYPKKTKDEDIAMRRRRQRAVEMGDEFQSENQFFAIVLQPSYITHKYLPIPASFDQTHLFSFGKKIKAQTEEKEGYWLLSFPKNNKGRLTVGVGPFLKDNDLVVGDVIIMELMEEIASIYLDAKVHIFRPAKLLCY; encoded by the exons ATGAATAGTGAATCTGTGGTTTTTATTTCTAGAATACCTAAGAAAGTGGTTTCAAGACGACCAAAACCACCCCTTAGGAGAAGCCCAAGAGTACTTGGAGATAAACCAAAAGCACAAGCACCCTCTGTAATCAACATAAGTagtgaagaagaaggaaaagatgACGAAGAACATAAATCATGGTTGTGTTCGTCATCTGAGGAAGAAGAAGTCACAGATCTTAAGAAGAACGAGAAGAAATGTAAGAAGATTAattatccaaagaagactaaagATGAGGATATAGCAATGAGAAGGAGACGACAAAGAGCAGTTGAGATGGGTGATGAGTTCCAGTCAGAAAATCAATTTTTCGCAATTGTTTTGCAACCATCTTACATCACTCACAAATACTTG CCAATACCAGCTTCCTTTGATCAGACTCACTTGTTTAGCTTTGGAAAGAAAATTAAAGCTCAAACTGAGGAAAAAGAAGGATATTGGCTACTGAGTTTCCCAAAGAATAACAAAGGAAGGTTAACTGTTGGAGTTGGACCATTTCTGAAAGATAATGATTTGGTAGTAGGAGATGTGATAATCATGGAGCTAATGGAGGAGATTGCATCCATATACCTTGATGCTAAAGTTCATATTTTTCGTCCTGCTAAATTACTATGCTATTAA